One Silurus meridionalis isolate SWU-2019-XX chromosome 10, ASM1480568v1, whole genome shotgun sequence genomic window carries:
- the ccdc77 gene encoding coiled-coil domain-containing protein 77 isoform X1 — protein sequence MIYSVMESPVPTRQRFKEGISHKTKPETDSPLPPISERLAYLRPSRELLEFYRQKLAQFDAEHDDLLQLLEKYKSTTEDQHKLQWEVRQREDEIAELQKALSDMQVFLFQEREQALRLYAENDRLKIKELEDRKKIQHLLALVGPDAGEITYFHREPPHKVTIPQKKLQPRTQEYGNVAKPRPGSTKEGAKRSSKSRGDETNSEQYKKDNQTLLLQVEALQAQLEEQTRLAKEQVESLLEDRRIHVEEGQVQRQRDQERITALTEKLQRTQNLLYESTRDFLQLKFESRAHEKSWMVEKDRLLREMDSCQERLRETRNSHEQPGVFTTPVLLTQPTPESSLMHRNEIRALQEDLKQAHKLADMYREQCVGLETDLAQIREEGDVGQEIFKERSDKMAKRLLLMSRRYEALEKRRSMEVEGFKTDIKNLRQKLKDVEKQLFKVTLNVGPDQDLAILHEVRQSNARTKKIQGEIKSLKAKIYTLENELRFS from the exons ATGATTTACA GCGTGATGGAGTCCCCAGTGCCAACACGACAACGTTTCAAAGAAGG GATTAGCCATAAGACTAAACCAGAGACAGATTCCCCACTGCCTCCCATCTCCGAACGTTTGGCTTATCTGAGACCATCACGTGAGCTACTGGAGTTTTACAGACAGAAATTGGCTCAGTTCGATGCCGAACACGATGACCTGCTTCAGCTGCTTGAGAAGTATAAGAGCACTACAGAGGACCAG CACAAGCTGCAGTGGGAAGTGCGTCAACGAGAAGACGAGATAGCAGAACTGCAGAAGGCCCTGAGTGACATGCAGGTGTTCCTCTTCCAGGAGCGAGAGCAGGCTCTTCGTCTGTATGCAGAGAATGACCGCCTTAAGATCAA AGAGCTTGAAGATCGGAAAAAGATTCAGCACCTTTTAGCGCTGGTTGGACCCGACGCAGGCGAGATCACCTATTTTCACAGGGAGCCTCCACACAAG GTTACTATTCCACAAAAGAAACTCCAACCCAGAACACAGGAGTATGGAAATGTAGCAAAACCAAGACCTGGATCAACTAaag AGGGGGCTAAGAGATCATCTAAAAGTAGAGGAGATGAGACAAATTCTGAGCAGTACAAGAAGGATAACCAGACACTTTTACTACAG GTGGAGGCATTGCAGGCACAGCTGGAAGAGCAGACCCGTCTGGCTAAAGAACAGGTAGAGTCCCTGCTGGAGGACAGACGAATTCATGTGGAGGAGGGGCAGGTCCAGCGTCAGAGGGACCAGGAGAGAATCACTGCATTAACTGAGAA ACTCCAGCGCACACAGAACCTGCTGTACGAGAGCACCAGAGACTTCCTACAGCTGAAGTTTGAAAGTCGAGCCCATGAGAAGAGCTGGATGGTGGAGAAGGACAGGCTTCTGAGAGAGATGGACTCGTGTCAGGAGAGGCTCAGAGAGACACGCAACTCCCACGAGCAGCCAGGAGTCTTTACAACCCCAGTGCTTTTAACTCAACCCACACCAGAGAGCAGCCTGATGCATCGTAATGAGATCAGG GCACTACAAGAGGATTTAAAGCAAGCCCACAAGTTAGCAGACATGTACAGAGAGCAGTGTGTAGGCCTGGAGACTGATCTGGCACAGATCCGAGAGGAGGGAGACGTAGGCCAGGAGATCTTCAAG GAGCGCTCGGACAAAATGGCCAAGCGGCTCCTGTTAATGAGTCGGCGTTATGAAGCTCTGGAAAAGAGGCGATCCATGGAGGTGGAAGGCTTTAAGACCGACATCAAAAATTTGCGACAGAAACTCAAAGATGTGGAGAAGCAGCTTTTTAAG GTGACACTTAATGTGGGGCCAGATCAGGACTTGGCAATCCTGCATGAAGTTCGACAGTCAAACGCTCGCACCAAGAAAATCCAGGGTGAAATTAAAAGTCTAAAAGCAAAGATATATACACTGGAGAATGAACTGAGATTCAGCTGA
- the ccdc77 gene encoding coiled-coil domain-containing protein 77 isoform X2, giving the protein MESPVPTRQRFKEGISHKTKPETDSPLPPISERLAYLRPSRELLEFYRQKLAQFDAEHDDLLQLLEKYKSTTEDQHKLQWEVRQREDEIAELQKALSDMQVFLFQEREQALRLYAENDRLKIKELEDRKKIQHLLALVGPDAGEITYFHREPPHKVTIPQKKLQPRTQEYGNVAKPRPGSTKEGAKRSSKSRGDETNSEQYKKDNQTLLLQVEALQAQLEEQTRLAKEQVESLLEDRRIHVEEGQVQRQRDQERITALTEKLQRTQNLLYESTRDFLQLKFESRAHEKSWMVEKDRLLREMDSCQERLRETRNSHEQPGVFTTPVLLTQPTPESSLMHRNEIRALQEDLKQAHKLADMYREQCVGLETDLAQIREEGDVGQEIFKERSDKMAKRLLLMSRRYEALEKRRSMEVEGFKTDIKNLRQKLKDVEKQLFKVTLNVGPDQDLAILHEVRQSNARTKKIQGEIKSLKAKIYTLENELRFS; this is encoded by the exons ATGGAGTCCCCAGTGCCAACACGACAACGTTTCAAAGAAGG GATTAGCCATAAGACTAAACCAGAGACAGATTCCCCACTGCCTCCCATCTCCGAACGTTTGGCTTATCTGAGACCATCACGTGAGCTACTGGAGTTTTACAGACAGAAATTGGCTCAGTTCGATGCCGAACACGATGACCTGCTTCAGCTGCTTGAGAAGTATAAGAGCACTACAGAGGACCAG CACAAGCTGCAGTGGGAAGTGCGTCAACGAGAAGACGAGATAGCAGAACTGCAGAAGGCCCTGAGTGACATGCAGGTGTTCCTCTTCCAGGAGCGAGAGCAGGCTCTTCGTCTGTATGCAGAGAATGACCGCCTTAAGATCAA AGAGCTTGAAGATCGGAAAAAGATTCAGCACCTTTTAGCGCTGGTTGGACCCGACGCAGGCGAGATCACCTATTTTCACAGGGAGCCTCCACACAAG GTTACTATTCCACAAAAGAAACTCCAACCCAGAACACAGGAGTATGGAAATGTAGCAAAACCAAGACCTGGATCAACTAaag AGGGGGCTAAGAGATCATCTAAAAGTAGAGGAGATGAGACAAATTCTGAGCAGTACAAGAAGGATAACCAGACACTTTTACTACAG GTGGAGGCATTGCAGGCACAGCTGGAAGAGCAGACCCGTCTGGCTAAAGAACAGGTAGAGTCCCTGCTGGAGGACAGACGAATTCATGTGGAGGAGGGGCAGGTCCAGCGTCAGAGGGACCAGGAGAGAATCACTGCATTAACTGAGAA ACTCCAGCGCACACAGAACCTGCTGTACGAGAGCACCAGAGACTTCCTACAGCTGAAGTTTGAAAGTCGAGCCCATGAGAAGAGCTGGATGGTGGAGAAGGACAGGCTTCTGAGAGAGATGGACTCGTGTCAGGAGAGGCTCAGAGAGACACGCAACTCCCACGAGCAGCCAGGAGTCTTTACAACCCCAGTGCTTTTAACTCAACCCACACCAGAGAGCAGCCTGATGCATCGTAATGAGATCAGG GCACTACAAGAGGATTTAAAGCAAGCCCACAAGTTAGCAGACATGTACAGAGAGCAGTGTGTAGGCCTGGAGACTGATCTGGCACAGATCCGAGAGGAGGGAGACGTAGGCCAGGAGATCTTCAAG GAGCGCTCGGACAAAATGGCCAAGCGGCTCCTGTTAATGAGTCGGCGTTATGAAGCTCTGGAAAAGAGGCGATCCATGGAGGTGGAAGGCTTTAAGACCGACATCAAAAATTTGCGACAGAAACTCAAAGATGTGGAGAAGCAGCTTTTTAAG GTGACACTTAATGTGGGGCCAGATCAGGACTTGGCAATCCTGCATGAAGTTCGACAGTCAAACGCTCGCACCAAGAAAATCCAGGGTGAAATTAAAAGTCTAAAAGCAAAGATATATACACTGGAGAATGAACTGAGATTCAGCTGA
- the hdhd5 gene encoding haloacid dehalogenase-like hydrolase domain-containing 5, whose protein sequence is MAAFISSRLQLGWLTMKFSRIPQIRRYSRPSPNSFGLLFDIDGVLVRGRTPIPAAKQCFKNLVDRNGKYKVPVVFVTNAGNSVRQNKAEQLSHLLEVEVSPDQVMLSHSPLRVFSQFHKMCVLVSGQGPVVEVAHNLGFENVVTIDMLREAYPLLDMVDHDRRPKDIVRPSKDIQPIEAVILIGEPIRWETSLQMIVDVLLTNGKPGNSVTSMHYPHIPVLACNMDLLWMAEAKSPRFGHGMFLVCLESIYKKITGYDLHYEALIGKPSVVTYNYAELLIRQQAEKLGWTEPVQRLYAIGDNPMADIYGANLYNRYLQSEHNSKFRVHAQGGSASHVAGDVHYETVDDAKNSGKVLVGGSYKHRLPESCTSILVCTGVYNREQEELSPEQTVTEQRIFHGHRDFHFDPTLTQPSFVVQDVLEAVELVFQQEGSSLQ, encoded by the exons ATGGCAGCGTTCATTTCGAGCAGGTTACAATTGGGGTGGCTGACTATGAAATTCAGCAGAATCCCGCAAATACGGCGCTACAGCAGG cCTTCCCCAAACTCTTTTGGTCTCCTTTTCGACATTGATGGAGTCCTGGTGCGTGGAAGAACCCCCATTCCGGCAGCCAAGCAGTGCTTTAAGAATCTGGTGGATAGAAATGGAAAATATAAAGTCCCTGTGGTCTTTGTTACCAATGCGGGGAACTCAGTCCGGCAGAACAAAGCAGAGCAGCTGTCTCATCTTCTAGAAGTAGAG gtgTCGCCAGATCAGGTCATGTTGTCCCACAGTCCTTTACGGGTCTTCAGTCAGTTCCATAAGATGTGTGTCTTGGTGTCTGGACAGGGGCCGGTTGTTGAAGTTGCACATAA TCTGGGCTTTGAGAATGTTGTCACCATTGATATGCTGCGAGAGGCGTACCCTCTCCTGGACATGGTGGATCACGATCGCCGACCCAAAGACATA GTTCGTCCATCTAAGGACATCCAACCTATTGAAG CTGTCATTCTGATTGGGGAGCCAATCAGGTGGGAGACTAGCCTTCAGATGATTGTGGATGTTCTCCTGACCAATGGAAAGCCAGGAAATTCTGTGACATCAATGCATTACCCCCATATCCCAGTGCTGGCCTGCAACATGGACCTGCTATGGATGGCAGAGGCAAAGAGTCCTcg ATTCGGTCATGGAATGTTCCTGGTGTGTTTGGAGAGCATCTATAAGAAGATCACGGGTTACGACCTGCATTACGAGGCTCTGATTGGGAAACCCAGTGTGGTGACCTATAACTACGCAGAGCTGCTGATCAGACAGCAGGCAGAGAAGCTAGGATGGACAGAACCTGTCCAAAGACTATATGCCATTGG AGATAACCCTATGGCTGACATCTATGGAGCAAACCTCTATAACCGCTACCTGCAGTCAGAGCACAATAGCAAGTTTCGGGTTCATGCACAAGGTGGCTCAGCCAGTCATGTAGCAGGTGATGTCCACTATGAAACAGTTGACGATGCAAAAAATTCAGGCAAGGTGTTGGTCGGCGGCTCATACAAGCACCGTCTACCTGAGAGCTGCACCTCTATCCTAGTGTGCACAGGCGTCTACAACAGAGAGCAGGAGGAGCTCTCTCCTGAGCAAACGGTCACAGAGCAGCGCATCTTTCACGGGCATCGGGATTTCCACTTTGATCCGACCCTGACCCAGCCTTCTTTTGTAGTTCAGGATGTACTCGAGGCTGTGGAGCTTGTCTTCCAGCAGGAGGGTTCTAGTCTGCAATAA